One part of the Tunicatimonas pelagia genome encodes these proteins:
- a CDS encoding NAD kinase encodes MRFAIHGRKINENSLNCIQHLLEELRKHQADVKVSDTLFTHLQDSSINHPAELVYSAQTGVPDVDFVVSIGGDGTLLETVTHIRKKEIPVLGINVGRLGFLATVPQNQITTAIDALFRGQYSYDHRTLIETHGTASIPTALNFALNELTVIKKDTSTMIVAHAYLDDRYLNSYWADGLIISTPTGSTGYSLSCGGPVVSPQSSNLIITPISPHNLTVRPLVVSDQSQITIRVESRSDSYLIALDSRSYGVNSEESFQLRKAPFQVKLIKFEGDDFLETLRQKLNWGLDVRN; translated from the coding sequence ATGAGGTTTGCGATTCACGGAAGAAAGATTAATGAAAATAGCCTAAACTGTATTCAACATCTGCTGGAGGAACTCCGCAAGCATCAAGCTGACGTAAAGGTATCTGACACTTTATTTACTCACCTCCAAGATTCTTCAATCAACCATCCGGCGGAGCTAGTGTACTCCGCTCAAACCGGTGTGCCGGACGTAGACTTTGTTGTTAGCATCGGTGGAGATGGTACATTACTCGAGACCGTTACTCACATTCGCAAAAAAGAGATACCCGTGCTGGGTATTAACGTAGGTCGCTTAGGCTTTCTGGCTACTGTACCCCAAAATCAGATCACTACAGCTATTGATGCCTTGTTTCGGGGACAGTATTCGTACGATCATAGAACACTGATAGAAACCCACGGAACGGCCAGCATACCTACTGCGCTTAACTTTGCCCTAAATGAGCTAACCGTTATTAAAAAGGATACATCAACCATGATTGTAGCTCACGCCTATCTGGATGATCGTTATCTAAACTCCTACTGGGCAGACGGACTTATTATCTCCACCCCCACTGGGTCTACTGGCTACTCACTGAGTTGCGGCGGGCCAGTCGTTTCACCACAATCCAGCAACCTAATAATTACCCCTATTAGTCCACATAATCTCACTGTACGTCCCTTGGTAGTTTCTGATCAGAGTCAGATTACTATTCGGGTCGAGAGCCGCAGTGATAGCTACTTAATTGCCCTAGATTCTCGCTCGTACGGGGTCAATAGTGAAGAATCTTTCCAATTACGTAAAGCTCCTTTTCAGGTTAAATTGATAAAGTTTGAAGGAGATGATTTCTTAGAGACATTACGTCAGAAGCTAAATTGGGGACTTGATGTAAGAAATTAG